One Podarcis muralis chromosome Z, rPodMur119.hap1.1, whole genome shotgun sequence DNA segment encodes these proteins:
- the CHMP1B gene encoding charged multivesicular body protein 1b — translation MSNMEKHLFNLKFAAKELNRNAKKCDKEEKVEKAKIKKAIQKGNTEVARIHAENAIRQKNQAINFLRMSARVDAVAARVQTAVTMGKVTKSMAGVVKSMDATLKSMNLEKISALMDKFEQQFETLDVQTAQMEDTMSNTTTLTTPQNQVDLLLQEMADEAGLDLNMELPQGQTGSVGTSVASAEQDELSQRLARLRDQV, via the exons AGCATCTTTTTAACTTGAAGTTTGCTGCCAAAGAACTTAACAGAAATGCCAAAAAGTGTGATAAAGAAGAAAAGGTTGAAAAAGCCAAAATTAAGAAG GCAATTCAGAAAGGCAATACTGAAGTGGCAAGAATACATGCAGAAAATGCAATCCGGCAGAAGAATCAAGCCATCAACTTCTTGCGGATGAGTGCTCGGGTTGATGCTGTAGCGGCAAGAGTTCAAACAGCAGTAACAATGGGCAAG GTAACAAAGTCAATGGCTGGAGTAGTTAAATCGATGGATGCTACGTTGAAAAGTATGAACTTGGAAAAG ATATCTGCCTTGATGGACAAATTTGAGCAGCAGTTTGAAACCTTAGATGTTCAGACGGCACAGATGGAAGACACAATGAGTAATACCACTACACTAACAACACCACAA AACCAAGTGGACCTGCTTCTGCAggaaatggcagatgaagctgg CCTTGACCTGAATATGGAACTACCTCAGGGACAGACAGGCTCTGTTGGCACAAGTGTTGCTTCAGCGGAACAG GATGAGCTCTCACAGAGACTGGCGCGCCTTCGTGATCAAGTGTAA